One Olsenella sp. oral taxon 807 DNA segment encodes these proteins:
- a CDS encoding DUF3592 domain-containing protein: MLAKKVCRILGISFVVVGAIALAAGIFLYVQSLRDFAAGEKVTATIDSVYTYDSYNHSGSRTTRETRSDVYVSYEYKGQQYDHIRLSDTSSDMYEGQQIELLINPDNPGEVIPAWGLMLPLVVPGAGGGVFLIVGVVLLVIVFRKGASWERSEKELDQSVDQMLHQGSAQMGDQPFSGRQVTTRTTTTTTYTSDGREVRREVTTTSTTNPASSTPSESAVTPGDPSSPSTSEGPTSNPPTFGWGDSL, encoded by the coding sequence ATGCTCGCAAAGAAGGTATGCAGGATACTCGGCATCAGCTTCGTCGTCGTCGGGGCAATCGCCCTCGCAGCGGGAATTTTCCTCTATGTTCAATCCCTGAGGGACTTTGCCGCAGGCGAGAAAGTCACGGCAACGATAGACAGCGTATATACCTATGACTCCTACAACCATAGCGGATCACGCACCACACGCGAGACCCGCTCTGACGTATATGTGAGCTATGAATACAAAGGTCAGCAATATGATCACATAAGGCTCTCTGACACCTCGTCAGACATGTATGAGGGACAGCAGATAGAGCTTCTGATCAATCCAGACAACCCAGGGGAGGTCATACCAGCGTGGGGACTTATGCTCCCCCTCGTGGTGCCCGGGGCCGGCGGCGGTGTCTTCCTCATCGTCGGCGTCGTGCTCCTCGTTATCGTCTTCCGAAAGGGGGCATCCTGGGAGCGTTCCGAAAAGGAGCTCGATCAGTCGGTCGACCAGATGCTTCATCAGGGGTCTGCGCAGATGGGAGACCAGCCCTTCAGTGGCAGACAGGTCACGACGAGAACCACCACGACGACAACGTACACGAGCGACGGACGGGAGGTCCGTCGCGAGGTCACCACGACAAGCACGACGAACCCCGCATCGTCCACCCCGTCGGAGTCGGCCGTCACGCCCGGCGACCCCTCAAGCCCCTCCACATCCGAAGGTCCAACGTCCAACCCTCCCACCTTTGGCTGGGGAGACAGCCTGTAG
- a CDS encoding transposase yields the protein MPGTCLPRAWPRLSDEACEDAVPGPGATRRLVGIDVTPGQVPDATTLPEFRHLLEGEGLGEGMLAEPVPVPGGRGIITRGGPVVDATLAGSPSPARNRGRSRDPGAHQARRDDDRHLGHEAHAGVDAGTGLARTAGVTAASVSDVAVAPSPPRPDDGSRHADAGHAGMGKRPEARGDPTPSGVGWRVARRRPGVPGRDHPEVSWERGTGSSLSRVRSRAGHPLHAVKDLFGPGRTRRRGPGRTATSPASPSRSRTSPCSRRREGPWPRPARREPGAPEGARAQRGPACGPARGADAPPAGPPVDEINPSAYIISASLARRVVRKGRTTPTVSSRACRAATIARATISRLGCRPTSAPTVFLASRTACHR from the coding sequence ATGCCCGGGACGTGCCTCCCGCGGGCCTGGCCCCGCCTCTCCGACGAGGCGTGCGAGGACGCCGTCCCGGGCCCGGGGGCCACGCGGCGCCTCGTCGGCATCGACGTGACGCCCGGGCAGGTGCCGGACGCGACGACCCTCCCCGAGTTCCGCCACCTGCTCGAGGGGGAGGGGCTCGGGGAGGGGATGCTCGCCGAGCCCGTCCCCGTCCCGGGCGGGCGCGGCATCATCACGCGCGGGGGCCCCGTCGTCGACGCCACCCTCGCCGGGTCCCCCTCCCCGGCGAGGAACCGGGGGCGCTCGCGCGACCCGGGGGCCCACCAGGCGAGGAGGGACGACGACCGGCACCTCGGGCACGAGGCGCACGCGGGCGTCGACGCGGGGACGGGCCTCGCGCGCACGGCGGGGGTCACCGCCGCGAGCGTGTCGGACGTGGCCGTGGCGCCGTCGCCGCCGCGCCCCGACGACGGGTCCCGCCACGCCGACGCGGGCCACGCGGGCATGGGGAAGCGCCCCGAGGCCAGGGGCGACCCCACCCCCTCGGGGGTGGGGTGGCGCGTCGCGAGGCGCCGCCCGGGGGTCCCGGGGCGCGACCACCCGGAGGTCTCGTGGGAGCGAGGGACAGGGAGCTCCCTCTCCCGTGTGCGCTCGAGGGCCGGGCACCCCCTCCACGCCGTCAAGGACCTCTTCGGGCCCGGGAGGACGAGGCGCCGGGGCCCGGGAAGAACCGCAACCAGCCCTGCGTCGCCCTCGCGCTCGCGGACCTCGCCCTGCTCGCGCAGGCGGGAGGGACCCTGGCCCCGACCTGCGCGTAGGGAGCCCGGGGCCCCGGAGGGGGCGCGAGCCCAACGCGGGCCGGCGTGCGGCCCGGCCCGAGGCGCCGACGCGCCGCCCGCAGGTCCCCCGGTGGATGAAATCAACCCATCGGCCTATATAATCAGTGCTTCCCTAGCACGCCGCGTGGTGAGGAAAGGACGAACAACGCCAACGGTATCATCAAGGGCCTGTCGTGCCGCCACGATTGCACGAGCCACCATCTCAAGGCTTGGATGCAGGCCCACATCAGCCCCCACCGTCTTCTTGGCAAGCCGCACGGCCTGTCATAGATGA
- a CDS encoding IS110 family transposase — protein sequence MAESTIKSGYATILAIGQRARPSTISGLDLSTGEARTRKLTGCPTASGMLGRARSRAAAPYRFAHGSGPCGFQPRRDLEAPGRHCEVIAVTSIPRGSEDRALKDDGRDAEAPLSEMTKARPKIKQVWMPDAECEGLRDLTRAYEDAVSASRRSKLRPSGFLLRHGTVWDGRTRGGRLRATWGRAHADWLKTLHFGNRLDELAFGRHLEAAAEDVERARRPRRDREGAAGSPRWRPYVDALTRLRCVDVITALAFCATMGDLSRFGRGRSVSRYLGLTPGRHGGGPKVTGGGHITKAGDARCRRAVIEGAASVARSGGGREYCRKGHGASPAIEAEAARRNTRDAARYAHLIEAGRAKDVAKTAVASMLARDMWFVGTMVGSELAAKGR from the coding sequence ATGGCAGAGTCTACCATCAAGTCCGGCTACGCGACGATCCTGGCCATCGGCCAGCGCGCGAGGCCGTCGACCATCAGCGGCCTCGACCTCTCCACGGGCGAGGCGAGAACCAGGAAGCTCACCGGCTGCCCGACCGCCTCGGGCATGCTGGGCCGGGCCAGGTCCCGGGCGGCCGCCCCGTACCGGTTCGCCCACGGGTCGGGGCCATGCGGGTTCCAGCCGCGGCGCGACCTCGAGGCACCCGGACGGCACTGCGAGGTGATAGCCGTCACGAGCATCCCCAGGGGCAGCGAGGACAGGGCGCTCAAGGACGACGGGCGCGATGCCGAGGCCCCGCTCTCGGAGATGACCAAGGCCAGGCCGAAGATCAAGCAGGTGTGGATGCCGGACGCCGAGTGCGAGGGGCTTCGGGACCTGACGCGCGCCTACGAGGACGCCGTCTCGGCCTCGCGTCGCTCGAAGCTGCGGCCCTCCGGCTTCCTGCTGCGGCACGGGACCGTCTGGGACGGGAGGACGAGGGGCGGCAGGCTGCGCGCGACGTGGGGTAGGGCGCACGCCGACTGGCTCAAGACCCTGCACTTCGGGAACCGGCTGGACGAGCTGGCCTTCGGGCGCCACCTCGAGGCCGCGGCCGAGGACGTCGAGAGGGCGCGCCGCCCGAGGCGCGACCGCGAGGGGGCGGCGGGTTCCCCGCGGTGGAGGCCGTACGTCGACGCGCTCACGAGGCTGAGGTGCGTCGACGTGATCACCGCGCTGGCCTTCTGCGCGACCATGGGCGACCTCTCTCGATTCGGGCGCGGCCGGTCGGTGTCGCGCTACCTCGGGCTCACGCCCGGCAGGCACGGCGGCGGCCCGAAGGTCACGGGGGGCGGCCACATCACGAAGGCCGGGGACGCCCGCTGCCGCAGGGCGGTCATCGAGGGGGCCGCGAGCGTCGCGCGCTCCGGCGGCGGGCGCGAGTACTGCCGGAAGGGCCATGGGGCATCGCCGGCGATCGAGGCCGAGGCCGCCAGGCGCAACACGCGCGACGCCGCCCGCTACGCGCACCTCATCGAGGCGGGCAGGGCGAAGGACGTCGCGAAGACGGCGGTCGCGAGCATGCTCGCGCGGGACATGTGGTTCGTCGGGACCATGGTCGGCTCCGAGCTCGCCGCGAAGGGGCGCTAG
- a CDS encoding flavodoxin family protein → MRITIVNGSPRRRGATAKVLHAMQERAIVRWDAEVAYFDLGDYEMRYCDGCTSCYRTGRCHKDDGLEEVLDVLAASEGLVLGTPTYASNVSGVMKTFIDRGHFIMERALQGRHAVTVATGGNRGAGRALGVLRQLVVYSGGRVSDSISAIQHFNTDPLADSHRRHRVERATDRLCSDILSPRHHPLQTMESSLVFNVGIKPHVLAEAEGYSAVIASWKRRGID, encoded by the coding sequence ATGAGGATAACGATCGTGAATGGCAGCCCGCGAAGGAGGGGTGCGACCGCAAAGGTGCTGCACGCGATGCAGGAGCGTGCCATTGTGAGGTGGGATGCGGAGGTTGCCTACTTCGACCTGGGTGATTATGAGATGCGGTACTGCGACGGCTGCACGTCATGCTACCGGACGGGTCGTTGCCATAAGGACGATGGCCTTGAGGAGGTCCTTGACGTTCTGGCAGCCTCTGAGGGACTGGTCCTGGGGACGCCCACCTATGCGAGCAACGTCTCGGGTGTGATGAAGACCTTCATCGATCGCGGCCACTTCATCATGGAGCGGGCATTGCAGGGAAGGCATGCCGTCACGGTGGCCACCGGCGGCAATCGGGGCGCCGGCAGGGCGCTTGGGGTCCTGCGCCAGCTTGTGGTCTATTCCGGCGGCAGGGTGAGCGACTCGATCAGTGCCATACAGCATTTCAACACCGATCCGTTGGCCGATTCTCACCGGAGGCATAGGGTCGAGCGCGCCACGGACCGTCTCTGTTCGGACATCCTCTCTCCAAGACATCACCCTCTGCAGACGATGGAGAGCTCCCTCGTCTTCAACGTGGGCATCAAGCCGCATGTGCTCGCCGAGGCAGAGGGCTATTCTGCCGTTATCGCATCCTGGAAGCGACGCGGCATCGACTGA
- a CDS encoding TetR/AcrR family transcriptional regulator, with the protein MSIATLCRAVPCARSTFYAHFGNLRDVLDSIEDEILAAVSLPATVGIMQEDGTLRWDMLERKGQIVRAHRETLCILFVERPDGELVRRWTDEVRKANRGYFAHRVEPRDLELVLGAFAAGVLCFWREWISDPDSMDTARIARVVQGLGTLVHSQDATHSLML; encoded by the coding sequence ATGAGCATTGCGACCTTGTGTCGAGCCGTTCCCTGTGCACGGTCGACCTTCTATGCCCACTTTGGAAATCTGAGGGACGTGCTCGACTCCATCGAAGACGAAATATTGGCTGCCGTCTCCCTGCCAGCCACGGTCGGTATCATGCAGGAGGACGGAACGCTTCGCTGGGACATGCTCGAGAGGAAGGGGCAAATCGTCCGTGCTCACCGCGAGACGCTGTGCATTCTCTTTGTCGAGCGTCCCGATGGCGAGCTCGTGCGCAGATGGACCGATGAGGTTCGCAAGGCAAACAGGGGCTACTTCGCCCATCGCGTCGAACCCCGAGACCTCGAGCTCGTCCTTGGCGCCTTTGCCGCGGGAGTCCTGTGCTTTTGGAGAGAGTGGATCTCTGACCCCGATTCCATGGACACCGCCCGCATCGCGCGGGTCGTCCAGGGCCTTGGTACGCTCGTCCATTCCCAGGACGCGACACATTCGCTCATGTTGTAG
- a CDS encoding BspA family leucine-rich repeat surface protein, protein MDAQEPRDPDTRRGRKDTPKHLGLTALRLVTLAACLALALMLATAPPRKPPRVGAIGSGCSYELDTWTGRLTIRPTDGASGEMAYVRDALPSDDLRHAVRSVSVERGVLAPADSSYLFCDLDAVETIDLSGLDTSRVTDMSEMFQGCSSLASLDLSGWDTSRVTDMGSMFYSCKALRSLDLSHFDTSRVTDMEGMFSGCKALRSLDLSHFDTSRVTDMGGTYTGGMFSGCSSLASLDLSGWDTSRVTDMEDMFKKCSSLVSLDLSGWDTSQVTNMDDMFCNCSSLASLDLSHFDTSRVTRMGNVCVSGMFSGCSSLASLDLSGWDTSRVEDMGHMFEGCSSLASLDLSGFDTARVTDVNGMFWNCSSLASLDLSGLDTSQVTCMESMFQGCSSLVSLDLSGLDTSRVTDMRRMFQGCSSLVSLDLSGLDTSRVTDMIGMFQGCSSLASLDLSGWDTSQAQYMGGMFYGCSSLAHLDIFDLDTSQVTYMSSMFQGCSSLAHLDLSGWDTSQVIRMDFMFADCSSLSSLDLSHFSTSRVTDMSGVFDSCSSLASLNLSGWDTSRVTKMQFMFSGCSSLASLDLSGWDTSQSEGMWGMFLGCSSLSSLAVGERCGGVLSADRHTALPAGVGGWGWHSERDERWLTKGELSSSRQGVADTYTAPGAWRSLVSPQAAQTSP, encoded by the coding sequence ATGGACGCACAGGAGCCCCGAGACCCCGACACGCGAAGGGGCCGGAAGGACACCCCAAAGCACCTGGGCCTCACGGCGCTTCGCCTGGTGACCCTCGCCGCCTGCCTGGCGCTCGCGCTCATGCTGGCCACGGCGCCGCCTCGCAAGCCCCCGAGGGTCGGCGCCATCGGCTCCGGCTGCTCCTACGAGCTCGATACGTGGACCGGCAGGCTCACCATCCGCCCCACGGACGGCGCGTCAGGGGAGATGGCCTACGTCCGCGACGCGCTGCCCAGCGACGACCTCCGGCACGCCGTCAGGTCGGTGAGCGTCGAGAGGGGCGTCCTTGCGCCTGCGGACTCCAGCTACCTCTTCTGTGACCTGGACGCGGTGGAGACCATCGACCTCTCGGGCCTCGACACCTCGCGGGTCACGGACATGAGCGAGATGTTCCAGGGCTGCTCCTCGCTCGCGTCCCTCGACCTCTCGGGCTGGGACACCTCGCGGGTCACGGACATGGGAAGCATGTTCTACAGCTGCAAGGCCCTCCGGTCCCTCGACCTCTCTCACTTCGACACCTCGCGGGTCACCGACATGGAGGGCATGTTCTCCGGCTGCAAGGCCCTCCGGTCCCTCGACCTCTCTCACTTCGACACCTCGCGGGTCACGGACATGGGAGGCACGTATACGGGGGGAATGTTCTCCGGCTGCTCCTCGCTCGCGTCCCTCGACCTCTCAGGCTGGGACACCTCGCGGGTTACCGACATGGAGGACATGTTCAAAAAATGCTCCTCGCTCGTCTCCCTCGACCTCTCAGGCTGGGACACCTCGCAGGTCACAAACATGGACGATATGTTCTGCAATTGCTCCTCGCTCGCGTCCCTCGACCTCTCCCACTTCGACACCTCGCGGGTCACTCGTATGGGAAATGTGTGCGTGAGCGGGATGTTCTCCGGCTGCTCCTCGCTCGCGTCCCTCGACCTCTCGGGCTGGGACACCTCACGCGTTGAGGACATGGGGCACATGTTCGAGGGCTGCTCCTCGCTCGCGTCCCTCGACCTCTCGGGCTTCGATACCGCAAGGGTCACGGACGTGAATGGCATGTTCTGGAACTGTTCCTCGCTCGCGTCCCTCGACCTCTCCGGGCTCGACACCTCGCAGGTCACATGCATGGAGAGCATGTTCCAGGGCTGCTCCTCACTGGTTTCCCTCGACCTCTCCGGGCTCGACACCTCGCGGGTCACGGACATGAGGCGCATGTTCCAGGGCTGCTCCTCACTGGTTTCCCTCGACCTCTCCGGGCTCGACACCTCGCGGGTCACGGACATGATCGGCATGTTCCAGGGCTGCTCCTCGCTCGCGTCCCTCGACCTCTCCGGCTGGGACACCTCGCAGGCCCAGTACATGGGGGGTATGTTCTATGGCTGCTCCTCGCTCGCGCACCTCGATATCTTTGACCTCGACACCTCGCAGGTCACGTACATGAGTAGCATGTTCCAGGGTTGTTCCTCGCTCGCACACCTTGACCTCTCCGGTTGGGACACCTCGCAGGTCATACGTATGGATTTCATGTTCGCCGACTGTTCCTCGCTCTCCTCCCTCGACCTCTCCCACTTCAGCACCTCGCGAGTCACCGACATGAGCGGGGTGTTCGACAGCTGCTCGTCGCTCGCATCCCTCAACCTCTCGGGATGGGACACCTCGCGAGTCACAAAGATGCAGTTCATGTTCTCCGGCTGCTCCTCGCTCGCGTCCCTCGACCTCTCCGGATGGGACACCTCGCAGTCCGAGGGCATGTGGGGGATGTTCCTGGGCTGCTCGTCGCTCTCCTCCCTGGCGGTCGGGGAGCGGTGCGGGGGCGTCCTCTCGGCCGACAGGCACACGGCGCTCCCCGCGGGCGTGGGCGGCTGGGGGTGGCACTCCGAGAGGGACGAGAGATGGCTCACAAAAGGCGAGCTCTCGTCCTCCCGCCAGGGGGTGGCGGACACCTACACGGCCCCCGGGGCCTGGAGGTCGCTGGTGTCGCCCCAGGCGGCCCAAACGTCGCCGTAG
- a CDS encoding BspA family leucine-rich repeat surface protein, translating to MDAYSDSRAGGGPGTTPRRYVPTILRAVTAVACLAFVCLAIATLTATPRRTEVTTGSLGTGCSYTLDRSGRLTIYPTDGRSGEMARICDIWPRDSAYWDDVRSVAVEGHVMAPADSSGLFSNLPAEAIDLSGLDTSQVTDMSDLFWGCSSLSSLDLSGLDTSQVTDMKVMFSHCSSLSSLDLSGLDTSKVTDMDSMFSHCSSLSSLDLSGLDTSKVTDMGSMFSGCSALSSLDLSGLNTSKVTDMGEMFSGCTALPSLDLSRLDTSQVTRMWGMFSGCSSLTSLDLLGLDTSQVTTMGEMFSGCISLSSLDLSRLDTSRVTNMKSMFGSCSSLSSLDLSGLHTSQVTDMGSMFSGCSSLSSLGLSGLDTSQVTDMNGMFIDCLALTALDLSGLDTSRVENMWGMFEGCSTLASLNLSGIDTSRVQDMGHMFSGCSSLASLDLSRLDTSRVAYMNGMFKGCSTLSSLDLSRLDTSQVTYMNDMFEGCSSLTSLDLSGFDTSRVRNMRGMFEGCSSLVSVTIGEKGGSILSTERSTGLPEGVGNMR from the coding sequence ATGGACGCATACAGCGACTCCCGGGCAGGGGGAGGCCCGGGGACGACCCCCAGAAGATACGTCCCCACGATTCTGCGCGCGGTGACGGCCGTCGCCTGCCTGGCGTTCGTGTGCCTGGCGATCGCAACACTGACCGCGACACCGAGACGGACGGAGGTGACGACCGGCTCCCTGGGCACCGGCTGCTCCTACACGCTCGACAGGTCCGGCAGGCTCACCATCTACCCCACAGACGGCAGGTCGGGAGAGATGGCCCGCATCTGCGACATATGGCCCAGAGACAGCGCCTACTGGGACGACGTCAGGTCGGTGGCCGTCGAGGGGCACGTCATGGCGCCTGCGGACTCCAGCGGCCTCTTCAGTAACTTGCCCGCAGAGGCCATCGACCTCTCGGGGCTCGACACATCACAGGTGACGGACATGAGTGACCTGTTCTGGGGCTGCTCCTCGCTCTCCTCCCTCGACCTCTCGGGGCTCGACACATCACAGGTGACGGACATGAAGGTTATGTTCTCCCACTGCTCGTCGCTCTCGTCCCTCGACCTCTCGGGCCTCGACACCTCAAAGGTGACGGACATGGATTCCATGTTCTCCCACTGCTCGTCGCTCTCGTCCCTCGACCTCTCGGGCCTCGACACCTCAAAGGTGACGGACATGGGGTCCATGTTCTCCGGCTGCTCTGCGCTCTCGTCCCTCGACCTCTCGGGGCTCAACACTTCAAAGGTCACGGACATGGGGGAGATGTTCTCCGGCTGTACCGCGCTCCCCTCCCTCGACCTCTCGCGCCTCGACACGTCGCAGGTCACGCGCATGTGGGGCATGTTCTCCGGCTGCTCATCGCTCACCTCCCTCGACCTCTTGGGGCTCGACACGTCGCAGGTCACGACCATGGGGGAGATGTTCTCGGGCTGCATATCGCTCTCGTCCCTCGACCTGTCGCGCCTCGACACCTCGCGGGTGACGAACATGAAGTCCATGTTCGGAAGCTGCTCCTCACTCTCGTCCCTGGACCTCTCGGGCCTCCACACGTCACAGGTCACGGACATGGGGTCCATGTTCTCGGGCTGCTCATCGCTCTCGTCCCTCGGCCTCTCGGGACTCGACACGTCGCAGGTCACGGACATGAACGGCATGTTTATCGACTGTCTTGCGCTCACCGCCCTCGACCTCTCGGGGCTTGACACGTCGAGGGTTGAGAACATGTGGGGCATGTTCGAGGGCTGCTCCACGCTCGCCTCCCTCAACCTCTCCGGCATCGACACATCAAGGGTCCAGGACATGGGCCACATGTTCTCCGGTTGCTCGTCTCTCGCTTCCCTCGACCTCTCGCGCCTCGATACCTCGCGAGTCGCGTACATGAACGGCATGTTCAAGGGCTGCTCCACGCTCTCCTCTCTCGACCTCTCGCGCCTCGACACCTCGCAGGTCACGTACATGAACGACATGTTTGAGGGTTGCTCGTCTCTTACCTCCCTCGATCTTTCCGGCTTTGACACGTCGAGGGTCCGAAACATGCGTGGCATGTTCGAAGGCTGCTCGTCGCTCGTCTCAGTAACGATCGGGGAGAAAGGCGGCAGCATCCTCTCTACTGAACGGAGCACAGGCCTTCCCGAAGGGGTAGGCAACATGAGGTAG
- a CDS encoding coproporphyrinogen-III oxidase family protein translates to MPSEAIGTAWEDRYRPPSVSALYLHIPFCSSKCAYCDFASWATRADDAIMGRYVRSLMAQLDEVAAFGLLDGVRTAYVGGGTPSLLGPTLLGRLVSRVRELCPELVELSCEANPESLSDELLCALVQSGATRVSMGVQSLDDAELAALGRAHTADVALKRLEAAVASGLDVSCDLMCAIPLQTRQGWLRSLEGVASLGVAHVSVYPLSIEEGTALARRVGDAVPTWNDSDVQAVRMREAQDFLGSRGLSRYEVASYARPGRECRHNLCYWTGRAYLGLGTGASSMLTCAGYGLLRSACPQLPPAPDGCRRVRLRVRSGRREVCEGQGISVLSFDLEFLTLRQAVAEDLMLGARLMSGVSPRLLALAREVMGPAAVDGCVREVTDMDLARSDATGALVPTEQGWLLGNELYGALWGLSEGDVLVTSSLA, encoded by the coding sequence GTGCCTAGTGAGGCGATCGGTACGGCCTGGGAGGATCGCTACCGGCCACCGAGTGTCTCGGCGCTCTACCTGCATATTCCCTTCTGCTCGAGCAAGTGCGCATACTGCGACTTCGCCTCGTGGGCAACGCGGGCTGATGACGCCATCATGGGACGCTATGTGCGCTCGCTCATGGCCCAACTCGACGAGGTGGCCGCCTTCGGACTCCTTGACGGCGTGCGCACGGCCTACGTGGGTGGTGGAACGCCGAGCCTGCTTGGGCCGACGCTCCTGGGGCGACTCGTCTCACGCGTCAGGGAGCTCTGCCCTGAGCTTGTAGAGCTGAGCTGTGAGGCCAACCCAGAGTCGCTCAGCGACGAGCTGCTCTGTGCTCTTGTCCAGTCCGGTGCGACCCGTGTCTCGATGGGAGTTCAGAGCCTGGACGACGCCGAGCTGGCGGCGCTGGGCCGTGCCCACACGGCGGACGTTGCGCTCAAGCGCCTCGAGGCTGCCGTGGCAAGTGGGCTCGACGTCTCCTGTGACCTCATGTGTGCCATTCCGCTGCAGACGAGGCAGGGTTGGCTGCGCTCGCTTGAGGGCGTGGCCTCCCTGGGTGTGGCCCACGTGAGCGTCTATCCGCTGTCGATAGAGGAGGGGACGGCCCTTGCCCGTCGCGTCGGTGACGCTGTGCCGACATGGAACGACAGTGACGTCCAGGCCGTTCGCATGCGAGAGGCTCAAGACTTCTTGGGTAGCCGGGGTCTCTCTCGCTACGAGGTCGCGAGCTACGCCAGGCCGGGTAGGGAATGCAGGCACAATCTGTGCTACTGGACGGGACGGGCGTACCTCGGCCTGGGCACGGGCGCCTCGAGCATGCTCACGTGCGCCGGCTATGGGCTGCTGAGGAGCGCTTGCCCCCAGTTGCCGCCAGCGCCCGACGGCTGCCGTCGCGTGCGGCTGCGCGTGAGGAGCGGGCGAAGGGAGGTCTGTGAGGGACAGGGCATCTCTGTCCTCTCGTTTGACCTTGAGTTTTTGACCCTGCGCCAGGCGGTGGCCGAGGACCTCATGCTGGGTGCCCGACTCATGTCGGGCGTCTCTCCCAGGCTTCTCGCCCTTGCCCGTGAGGTCATGGGTCCGGCTGCCGTGGACGGCTGCGTTCGTGAGGTCACGGACATGGACCTCGCCCGCAGCGATGCCACAGGGGCACTCGTTCCAACCGAGCAAGGCTGGCTTTTGGGCAACGAGCTCTACGGGGCCCTCTGGGGGCTTTCTGAGGGCGACGTCCTTGTGACGAGTAGCCTTGCGTAA
- a CDS encoding tRNA-dihydrouridine synthase gives MRSQTGPRPDELLCAYAPAAGLLPVVEGFPASGTLAERLAHNPFLMAPMAGVTDGAWRLVARAGGAALAYSEMVSVAGIHYGGAKTWELALPARGETELAVQLFGSRPEQFREATAAVAERLGERLALIDINMACPVRKVTSRGEGSALLDEPERAASIVRACLAETQVPVTCKIRCGRRVGEEIAPAFARRMEQAGVSAIAVHGRTASQLYHGKADWGAISRVASAVGIPTIGSGDVLDCRAAVRMLRKTGACAVMVARGSYGNPWIFSHARELLAGGEPTCPTFEQRIAALELQLRLLEATGAHLARGRSIAGWYLRGLPRAAMWRNRAMSCTTLDEFLSLCADVRSDGERVG, from the coding sequence GTGAGGTCTCAGACGGGTCCCAGGCCAGACGAGCTGCTCTGCGCCTACGCACCCGCCGCAGGGCTCTTGCCTGTGGTCGAGGGCTTTCCCGCCTCGGGGACGCTGGCGGAGCGCCTCGCGCACAACCCCTTTCTCATGGCGCCTATGGCGGGCGTCACGGACGGTGCCTGGCGCCTCGTGGCCCGCGCGGGCGGGGCAGCACTCGCCTATAGCGAGATGGTCTCCGTGGCGGGCATCCACTACGGCGGTGCCAAGACTTGGGAGCTTGCGCTTCCCGCCAGGGGCGAGACGGAGCTGGCGGTACAGCTCTTCGGGAGTAGGCCCGAGCAGTTTCGCGAGGCGACCGCCGCCGTTGCCGAGCGTCTGGGGGAGCGCCTGGCACTCATCGACATCAACATGGCCTGTCCCGTGCGCAAGGTCACAAGCAGGGGAGAGGGGTCTGCCCTGCTCGACGAGCCCGAACGTGCCGCCTCGATCGTCCGGGCGTGTTTGGCCGAGACTCAGGTGCCCGTGACTTGTAAGATCCGCTGTGGACGACGCGTCGGGGAGGAGATCGCGCCTGCGTTCGCGCGGCGGATGGAGCAGGCGGGTGTCTCTGCGATCGCCGTCCACGGCCGCACGGCGTCCCAGCTCTACCATGGGAAGGCCGACTGGGGTGCCATCTCGCGGGTCGCCTCGGCCGTGGGGATTCCCACCATCGGATCGGGAGACGTCCTGGACTGCAGGGCGGCGGTCCGCATGCTGCGCAAGACGGGAGCCTGCGCCGTTATGGTCGCGCGGGGCTCCTATGGAAATCCGTGGATCTTCTCGCATGCCCGAGAGCTTCTTGCGGGGGGCGAGCCGACGTGTCCCACGTTCGAGCAGCGTATTGCCGCACTGGAGCTGCAACTTAGGCTCCTCGAGGCGACGGGTGCGCACCTGGCGAGGGGTCGGAGCATCGCAGGCTGGTACTTGAGGGGACTGCCGCGTGCGGCGATGTGGAGAAACCGCGCTATGTCCTGCACGACGTTGGATGAGTTCCTTTCCCTGTGCGCGGACGTACGCTCCGACGGCGAACGTGTGGGATGA